From a single Spongiibacter taiwanensis genomic region:
- a CDS encoding acyl-CoA thioesterase: MSRVEIALPAAFAFSTEIPLLMDHINAGGHFGNDAAVQLINEARARFLISRGLWEVDTRRGLAFVNADMAVSYRSEAFYGDTLRISVAAMAFHRCGFDLVYKTEERDSGRLVSVAKTAHLLISSETRRAVSEPEGYFDPLR, from the coding sequence ATGAGTCGAGTAGAGATTGCCCTGCCAGCGGCCTTTGCCTTCAGCACAGAGATTCCCTTGCTGATGGATCATATCAATGCCGGTGGTCACTTCGGTAATGATGCGGCGGTGCAGCTGATCAATGAAGCCCGTGCCCGGTTTTTGATCAGCCGCGGGCTGTGGGAAGTCGATACCCGCCGCGGCCTGGCCTTTGTGAATGCCGATATGGCAGTCAGCTACCGCTCCGAGGCCTTTTATGGCGACACCCTGCGAATTTCGGTGGCAGCGATGGCCTTCCATCGCTGCGGCTTTGATCTGGTGTATAAAACCGAGGAGCGGGACTCTGGTCGCCTGGTGAGCGTAGCGAAAACGGCCCACTTATTGATCAGCTCAGAGACGCGGCGGGCGGTATCTGAGCCGGAAGGCTATTTCGATCCTTTGCGATAG
- the yhbY gene encoding ribosome assembly RNA-binding protein YhbY produces MPQLSASDKKHLRGIGHKLNPVVMIGDKGISEGVEAELERALNDHELIKIKVNADADVRGELIEQLCQSHSAMLVQAVGKIALLYRPAKKPNPKLSNLLR; encoded by the coding sequence ATGCCCCAGCTCAGCGCCAGCGACAAAAAACACCTTCGCGGTATCGGCCACAAACTCAACCCGGTGGTGATGATTGGCGACAAGGGAATCAGTGAGGGAGTCGAAGCAGAGCTCGAACGGGCGCTGAACGACCACGAGCTCATCAAAATCAAAGTGAATGCGGATGCGGACGTTCGTGGCGAGCTGATTGAGCAACTGTGTCAGTCGCATAGCGCGATGCTAGTACAGGCCGTTGGCAAAATCGCCCTGCTCTACCGCCCCGCCAAAAAGCCCAACCCCAAACTGTCCAACCTGCTCCGCTAG
- the carA gene encoding glutamine-hydrolyzing carbamoyl-phosphate synthase small subunit, translating to MTVPAILALEDGSIFRGLAIGAEGHSVGEVVFNTAMTGYQEILTDPSYARQIVTLTYPHIGNTGVNAEDEEAAEIWSAGLVIRDLPMIASSFRSEQDLSSYLKSRNVVGIADIDTRRLTRILRDKGAQNGCLMAGDIDEAKALELARGFGGLKGLDLAKEVTTAETYEWRESTWSLEQGHRYLDDEQLPHHIVAYDFGVKRNILRMLADRGCRLTVVPAKTPAAEVLAMNPDGVFLSNGPGDPEPCDYAIAAIAEILTSGLPVFGICLGHQLLALASGAKTLKMKFGHHGANHPVQDLRSKVVHITSQNHGFAVDEASLPANVAVTHKSLFDGSLQGIELTDKPAFSFQGHPEASPGPHDIAPLFDHFVELIEARKRG from the coding sequence TTGACCGTTCCAGCCATACTTGCCTTAGAAGACGGCAGCATTTTTCGGGGCCTAGCAATTGGCGCGGAGGGGCACTCTGTCGGTGAAGTGGTGTTCAACACCGCGATGACGGGGTATCAGGAAATCTTGACTGATCCCTCTTACGCCCGGCAGATCGTTACCTTAACTTACCCCCATATTGGCAATACCGGTGTGAATGCCGAGGACGAGGAGGCCGCTGAAATCTGGTCTGCCGGCCTGGTGATCCGCGACTTGCCCATGATCGCCAGTAGCTTTCGCAGCGAACAGGATCTTTCCTCCTATCTGAAATCGCGCAACGTGGTCGGTATTGCCGATATCGATACCCGCCGCCTGACACGTATTCTGCGTGACAAAGGCGCCCAGAATGGCTGTCTGATGGCTGGTGATATTGACGAGGCCAAGGCGCTGGAGCTGGCTCGGGGATTTGGTGGCCTGAAGGGGCTCGACCTGGCCAAAGAAGTGACCACCGCAGAGACCTACGAGTGGCGCGAGAGCACCTGGTCACTGGAACAGGGGCATCGTTACCTCGATGACGAGCAGCTGCCTCACCACATTGTGGCCTATGATTTTGGCGTGAAGCGCAATATTTTGCGGATGCTCGCTGACCGGGGCTGTCGACTGACCGTGGTGCCGGCCAAAACACCGGCTGCCGAGGTTCTGGCGATGAATCCCGACGGCGTGTTTCTGTCGAATGGCCCCGGCGATCCGGAGCCCTGTGACTACGCGATTGCCGCCATTGCCGAGATTTTGACCTCGGGCCTGCCGGTGTTCGGCATTTGCCTGGGGCATCAGTTGTTGGCGTTGGCCTCCGGCGCCAAGACCCTGAAAATGAAATTTGGCCATCACGGCGCCAACCACCCGGTTCAGGATCTGCGCAGCAAGGTTGTGCATATTACTAGCCAGAACCACGGCTTTGCGGTGGATGAGGCGAGTTTACCTGCCAATGTGGCGGTGACCCACAAATCGCTGTTCGACGGCTCGCTGCAGGGCATTGAGCTGACAGATAAGCCCGCTTTCAGCTTCCAGGGTCACCCTGAAGCAAGCCCAGGGCCCCACGACATTGCGCCTTTGTTTGATCATTTTGTCGAGCTGATTGAGGCTCGGAAGCGCGGCTGA
- a CDS encoding YihY/virulence factor BrkB family protein: MDKTLNRFLADYLWRDEHESKPYWHRQCFSALRYLYVVVDDLAKGELTLRAMSLVYTTLLSLVPLMAVSFSVLKAFGMHNKQLEPILLQFLAPLGEKGVEITDQIIGFIDNVKIGVLGTFGIALLFYTAISLIQKIEATFNYIWRLEQHRSIGRRFADYGSVMLIGPLLVFSALGLSAKVLSGDVAQSLSNYIPFVAELLAFVTAAMPYVMIIGAFTFFYMFIPNTRVKLKSGLVAGVVSGVLFQSLGWGFGSVVVSASDSGPYAIYSGFAIVILFMIWMYISWLTLLVGSSIAFYVQHPEYVVPSRRTGNMSLRQQERLALEVMAIIAQRYYASHRPFSATDFVLRLRVQIQGVTRVLRALQTAGLITENSEEPPRYLPNVPLENTSIKRVLDVVRDDGGMPPVALRVPRRPVHGVAEVGDAIEEALDLSLSAISIKDMAIDGLTPKLVAEAPQKPAAADN, encoded by the coding sequence ATGGATAAAACCCTCAACCGCTTCCTCGCCGACTACCTTTGGCGGGATGAGCACGAAAGCAAACCCTACTGGCACCGGCAATGCTTTAGCGCCCTGCGTTATCTCTACGTGGTCGTGGATGATCTGGCCAAGGGTGAGTTGACGCTGCGTGCCATGAGCCTGGTGTACACCACCTTGCTGTCGCTCGTGCCGCTGATGGCGGTGAGCTTTTCGGTGCTCAAAGCCTTCGGTATGCACAATAAGCAGCTGGAGCCGATTCTGCTGCAATTTCTTGCGCCCCTGGGAGAAAAGGGGGTGGAGATCACCGATCAGATTATCGGGTTTATCGACAATGTAAAAATCGGCGTCCTTGGCACCTTTGGTATTGCGCTGTTGTTTTACACGGCCATCTCACTAATCCAGAAAATCGAAGCGACGTTTAATTACATTTGGCGGCTGGAGCAGCATCGCTCCATTGGTCGCCGCTTTGCGGACTACGGCAGTGTGATGTTGATTGGCCCGCTGCTGGTATTTTCAGCGCTGGGTCTTTCCGCCAAGGTGCTGAGCGGTGATGTGGCGCAAAGCCTGAGTAATTACATTCCCTTTGTCGCTGAGCTGCTGGCCTTTGTGACGGCAGCGATGCCTTACGTGATGATTATCGGCGCATTCACCTTCTTTTACATGTTTATTCCCAACACCCGGGTGAAATTGAAATCGGGTCTGGTCGCCGGTGTGGTTTCGGGTGTGCTGTTTCAAAGTTTGGGCTGGGGCTTTGGCAGTGTGGTGGTGTCTGCCAGTGACAGCGGGCCTTACGCGATATATTCCGGTTTCGCCATCGTGATTCTGTTTATGATCTGGATGTACATCAGCTGGTTGACCCTGCTGGTCGGCAGCAGTATTGCTTTTTATGTACAACATCCCGAATATGTCGTCCCCAGTCGCCGCACCGGCAATATGAGCCTGCGGCAGCAGGAACGCTTGGCGCTTGAAGTGATGGCCATTATTGCCCAGCGTTATTACGCCTCTCACCGGCCCTTTAGTGCCACCGACTTTGTCCTGCGCCTGCGGGTTCAGATTCAGGGAGTTACCCGGGTGTTAAGGGCCCTGCAAACGGCGGGATTGATTACCGAAAACAGTGAAGAGCCGCCACGCTATCTGCCCAATGTGCCGCTGGAGAATACTTCTATCAAGCGGGTGTTGGACGTGGTTCGCGACGACGGCGGTATGCCGCCGGTGGCGCTGCGGGTGCCGCGAAGACCGGTGCATGGCGTGGCGGAAGTTGGCGATGCCATTGAAGAGGCGCTCGATCTGAGCCTCTCGGCGATCTCCATTAAAGACATGGCAATAGATGGTCTGACACCGAAGCTGGTCGCCGAGGCACCGCAAAAACCGGCAGCAGCAGACAATTGA
- the dapB gene encoding 4-hydroxy-tetrahydrodipicolinate reductase, translated as MTVRVAVTGAAGRMGKTLIEAVALAEGCELGAAIERPDSSLVGADAGELVGIGKNGIAIVGDIADVTDHFDVLIDFTAPVATLNNARVCGGAGKGMVIGTTGFDATQKQVLADAIGSIAVCQASNFSTGVNLCFKLLDMAARVLGDDVDIEVYEAHHRHKVDAPSGTALSMGQVVADALGRDLDEVAVYGREGQTGARDRQTIGFATVRAGDIVGDHTVMFCAEGERVEITHKASSRMSFARGAVRAAVWLASQHPGKYDMQDVLGLK; from the coding sequence ATGACAGTACGTGTAGCAGTGACTGGCGCCGCCGGTCGGATGGGTAAAACGTTAATTGAAGCCGTCGCATTGGCAGAGGGTTGTGAGCTGGGTGCAGCGATAGAGCGGCCAGATAGTTCGCTGGTTGGCGCAGACGCGGGCGAACTGGTCGGTATTGGTAAGAATGGCATCGCAATTGTGGGTGATATCGCCGATGTTACAGACCACTTTGACGTGCTGATCGATTTTACCGCCCCGGTCGCTACGCTCAACAATGCGAGAGTCTGCGGCGGTGCGGGCAAGGGCATGGTGATTGGTACAACCGGCTTTGATGCCACCCAAAAGCAGGTCTTGGCCGATGCCATTGGCTCCATTGCGGTGTGTCAGGCCAGTAATTTTTCTACCGGGGTGAACCTGTGCTTCAAGTTGCTGGATATGGCAGCTCGGGTACTGGGTGACGATGTGGATATCGAGGTGTATGAGGCCCATCACCGCCACAAGGTGGATGCGCCCTCCGGCACCGCCCTGAGTATGGGGCAGGTCGTTGCCGATGCGCTGGGTCGCGACCTGGACGAGGTGGCGGTATACGGCCGTGAAGGCCAGACCGGCGCCCGTGACCGGCAGACGATTGGTTTCGCCACGGTGCGGGCCGGTGACATTGTCGGCGATCACACGGTGATGTTTTGTGCCGAGGGCGAGCGGGTTGAGATCACTCACAAAGCCAGCTCGCGGATGTCCTTTGCCAGAGGGGCAGTGCGGGCCGCAGTTTGGCTGGCGAGCCAACACCCCGGCAAATACGATATGCAAGACGTCCTCGGACTCAAATAG
- the greA gene encoding transcription elongation factor GreA — translation MSQVPMTVAGERALREELKHLKSVERPRITKAIAEAREHGDLKENAEYHAAREQQGFCEGRIQEIEGKLAVVRVIDIAQIPYTGRVVFGATVTVINCDTDEELTYRIVGEDEANVKVGKISVTSPIARALIGKEEGDVVVVAAPGGSIEYEIDKVEHIAE, via the coding sequence ATGAGTCAAGTGCCGATGACAGTGGCAGGGGAGCGCGCCCTGCGTGAAGAGCTCAAACACCTGAAAAGCGTTGAGCGTCCCCGCATTACCAAGGCCATTGCTGAGGCCCGGGAGCACGGCGACCTGAAGGAAAATGCCGAATATCATGCTGCCCGCGAGCAGCAGGGCTTTTGCGAGGGTCGCATTCAGGAGATCGAAGGCAAACTGGCCGTGGTGCGGGTGATTGATATCGCCCAGATTCCCTACACTGGGCGCGTGGTATTTGGTGCCACGGTGACGGTGATCAACTGTGACACGGACGAAGAGCTGACCTACCGGATCGTTGGCGAAGATGAGGCCAATGTCAAAGTGGGTAAGATCTCGGTGACCTCACCTATTGCCCGTGCACTGATTGGCAAGGAAGAGGGCGACGTGGTTGTGGTTGCCGCTCCCGGCGGCAGCATTGAATACGAAATTGATAAAGTAGAGCACATCGCAGAATAA
- the rlmE gene encoding 23S rRNA (uridine(2552)-2'-O)-methyltransferase RlmE produces the protein MAKRSASSGAWLREHFDDHYVKLAQKEGYRSRACYKLLEIQQKDRLIKPGMCVVDLGAAPGGWSQVAVDLVGHHGRVVASDILEMDSLAGVEFVCGDFTDDQVLAQILEVIAEQPVDLVISDMAPNMSGMRDVDQPKSMYLCELALDMAGQVLRPGGDFVTKIFQGEGFDDYFRLLRDSFDKVVTRKPSASRPRSREVYLVARGYRG, from the coding sequence TTGGCTAAACGTTCTGCCTCGAGTGGCGCCTGGTTGAGGGAGCACTTCGACGATCATTATGTGAAGTTGGCGCAAAAGGAGGGCTATCGCTCCCGGGCCTGTTACAAATTGTTGGAAATCCAGCAGAAGGATCGGCTGATCAAGCCGGGCATGTGCGTCGTAGATCTGGGGGCGGCGCCCGGTGGCTGGTCCCAGGTGGCGGTGGACCTGGTGGGGCATCACGGCCGAGTGGTTGCCTCGGATATTCTGGAGATGGACAGCCTGGCCGGTGTCGAGTTTGTTTGCGGCGATTTCACTGATGACCAGGTGCTCGCTCAGATACTTGAAGTGATCGCCGAGCAGCCGGTGGACCTTGTTATTTCCGATATGGCCCCCAATATGAGTGGTATGAGGGATGTAGATCAGCCCAAATCCATGTACCTGTGTGAGCTGGCGCTGGATATGGCCGGGCAAGTATTGCGGCCCGGTGGCGATTTTGTGACCAAAATTTTCCAGGGCGAGGGCTTTGATGACTACTTCAGACTGCTTCGTGACAGTTTTGACAAGGTGGTGACGCGCAAGCCCTCTGCGTCTCGCCCGCGCTCCCGCGAGGTCTATCTGGTAGCCCGGGGCTACCGGGGCTAA
- the dnaJ gene encoding molecular chaperone DnaJ has product MSKRDYYEILGVSRDSDEKEIKKAYRRIAMKNHPDRNPDDPKAIDIFKEATEAYEVLSDKEKREAYDRFGHEGVGAGAGGFGGGGGAGFSDIFGDVFGDIFGGGGRQRGPQRGSDLRYTLEIDLEQAVKGTTAKIRIPTLVSCDTCDGSGAKKGSTPLTCGTCNGMGQVRMQQGFFAVQQTCPTCRGSGKVISDPCNSCGGQGRKEETKTLSVKVPPGVDTGDRIRLSGEGEASPDGGPAGDLYVQMSVRPHPIFQRDGKNLFCEVPISFADAALGGELDVPTLDGRVKLKIPAETQTGRSFRLRGKGIAPVRGGSTGDLICKVIIETPVSLTKRQKELIQELQASLEGDDKQSPRKKSWFDGVKSFFDDMKL; this is encoded by the coding sequence ATGTCAAAACGAGATTATTACGAAATCCTCGGTGTTTCCCGAGATTCCGACGAGAAGGAAATCAAAAAGGCCTATCGCCGGATTGCGATGAAGAATCATCCCGACCGTAATCCGGATGACCCCAAGGCTATTGATATCTTCAAAGAAGCCACCGAAGCCTACGAAGTGCTTTCTGATAAGGAAAAGCGCGAGGCCTATGATCGTTTTGGTCACGAAGGTGTGGGCGCAGGAGCCGGCGGCTTTGGCGGCGGTGGTGGCGCGGGCTTCAGCGATATCTTTGGTGATGTTTTTGGCGATATCTTCGGTGGCGGCGGTCGTCAGCGTGGGCCCCAGCGCGGTTCGGATTTGCGTTACACCCTGGAAATTGACCTGGAGCAGGCGGTTAAAGGCACCACGGCCAAGATTCGTATCCCCACCCTGGTCAGCTGTGACACCTGTGATGGCAGCGGCGCCAAGAAAGGCAGCACGCCGCTGACCTGCGGTACCTGTAATGGTATGGGGCAGGTTCGGATGCAGCAGGGCTTTTTTGCTGTGCAGCAGACCTGTCCTACCTGCCGCGGCTCGGGCAAGGTTATTTCCGACCCCTGTAATAGCTGTGGTGGCCAGGGTCGTAAGGAAGAGACCAAAACTCTGTCGGTGAAGGTTCCCCCTGGCGTGGATACTGGCGATCGCATCCGCCTGAGTGGCGAGGGTGAGGCCAGCCCCGATGGCGGTCCGGCCGGGGATCTGTACGTGCAGATGTCGGTGCGGCCGCACCCCATCTTCCAGCGCGACGGCAAGAACCTGTTCTGCGAAGTGCCGATCAGTTTTGCCGATGCCGCCCTCGGTGGTGAGCTTGATGTACCCACTCTCGATGGTCGGGTGAAGTTGAAGATTCCCGCCGAAACCCAAACAGGTCGCTCCTTCCGCTTGCGTGGCAAGGGCATTGCGCCGGTTCGCGGTGGCAGCACTGGTGACCTGATTTGCAAGGTGATCATCGAGACACCGGTGTCGTTGACCAAACGGCAGAAGGAATTGATTCAGGAATTACAAGCCAGCCTGGAAGGGGACGACAAGCAGTCACCGCGTAAAAAGAGCTGGTTCGATGGTGTGAAATCCTTCTTCGACGATATGAAGCTCTAG
- the carB gene encoding carbamoyl-phosphate synthase large subunit yields the protein MPKRTDIQSILILGAGPIVIGQACEFDYSGAQACKALREEGFRVILVNSNPATIMTDPSMADATYIEPVVWQTVAKIIEKERPDALLPTMGGQTALNCALDLDREGVLEKFGVEMIGATKEAIDKAEDRELFDQAMKRIGLETPNSAIAHSMEEALQVLDTIGFPAIIRPSFTMGGSGGGIAYNKEEFVEICTRGLDLSPTKELLIDQSLIGWKEFEMEVVRDKNDNCIIICAIENFDPMGVHTGDSITVAPAQTLTDKEYQIMRNASCAVLREIGVETGGSNVQFGMDPETGRLVVIEMNPRVSRSSALASKATGFPIAKVAAKLAVGYTLDELQNDITGGATPASFEPAIDYVVTKIPRFTFEKFGEAQDRLHTQMKSVGEVMAIGRTFQESVQKALRGLEVGSAGFEHKIDTDRDGAKDILIAELSNPGPERIWYVADAFRYGMTVAEVYDYCRIDPWFLVQIEDIVKAENGLKKVALSDLTRDDMWRLKRKGFSDQRLAVLLAVSERQLRKRRHELGIRPVYKRVDTCAAEFATSTAYMYSTYEEECEASPSERDKILVIGGGPNRIGQGIEFDYCCVHAALAMREDGYETIMVNCNPETVSTDYDTSDRLYFEPVTLEDVLEIVGKEKPKGVIVQFGGQTPLKLARDLEAAGVPIIGTSPEAIDRAEDRERFQQMIQRLNLKQPPNTTVRSEEAAIAAANKIGYPLVVRPSYVLGGRAMEIVYKEEELERYMREAVKVSNESPVLLDHFLNAAVEVDLDAVSDGKDVVIGAIMQHIEQAGVHSGDSACSLPPYSLDEKVQDEMRDMVKRMALELGVVGLMNVQLAVQDGEIYVIEVNPRASRTVPFVSKCIGVSLAKIAARCMAGTSLAEQNFTSELVPEYFSVKEAVFPFNKFPGVDPILGPEMKSTGEVMGLGETFAEAFSKAARGAGEVFPTGGMAFLSVRDPDKDGVVGVAQQLSDLGFSLCATRGTHRILTAAGLKCKRVNKVLEGRPHIVDMVKNREVDLIINTTEGKQAIADSSLIRRSALANKVSYTTTLAGAEAICVALAFGEEKTVRRLQDVHEELVK from the coding sequence ATGCCTAAAAGAACCGACATCCAATCCATCCTCATCCTGGGCGCTGGCCCCATCGTCATCGGCCAGGCTTGTGAGTTTGACTACTCCGGTGCCCAGGCTTGTAAAGCCCTGCGCGAGGAGGGTTTCCGGGTCATTCTGGTGAATTCCAACCCCGCGACGATCATGACCGACCCGTCCATGGCTGATGCAACTTACATTGAGCCGGTGGTCTGGCAGACCGTAGCCAAAATTATTGAGAAAGAGCGCCCCGATGCCCTGTTGCCGACGATGGGCGGTCAGACAGCGCTTAACTGCGCCTTGGACTTGGATCGCGAAGGGGTGTTGGAGAAATTTGGTGTCGAAATGATCGGCGCCACCAAGGAAGCCATCGATAAAGCTGAGGACCGGGAGCTGTTTGACCAGGCGATGAAACGCATCGGCCTGGAAACGCCGAATTCAGCGATTGCCCACAGCATGGAAGAGGCGCTTCAGGTTCTCGACACGATTGGCTTTCCCGCCATTATCCGGCCCTCCTTCACCATGGGTGGCTCCGGTGGCGGTATTGCGTACAACAAAGAAGAATTTGTCGAAATTTGTACCCGCGGCCTGGATTTGTCGCCCACTAAAGAACTGCTGATCGATCAAAGCCTGATCGGCTGGAAAGAGTTCGAAATGGAAGTGGTGCGGGACAAGAACGATAACTGCATCATTATCTGCGCGATCGAGAACTTTGACCCGATGGGAGTGCACACCGGCGACTCCATCACCGTTGCGCCGGCGCAAACCCTGACCGACAAAGAATACCAGATCATGCGTAACGCCTCCTGCGCCGTACTGCGGGAAATCGGTGTTGAAACCGGCGGTTCTAACGTGCAGTTTGGTATGGACCCCGAAACCGGGCGCCTGGTGGTCATTGAGATGAACCCCCGGGTGAGCCGCTCGTCGGCACTGGCGTCCAAGGCGACCGGCTTCCCGATTGCCAAGGTGGCGGCCAAGCTGGCGGTGGGTTATACCCTGGACGAGTTGCAAAACGACATTACCGGTGGCGCAACGCCGGCCTCCTTTGAGCCGGCCATTGACTACGTTGTCACCAAAATTCCCCGCTTTACCTTTGAGAAATTCGGCGAGGCTCAGGATCGCCTGCACACCCAGATGAAATCAGTGGGTGAGGTCATGGCGATTGGTCGTACCTTCCAGGAGTCAGTTCAGAAAGCCTTGCGCGGTCTGGAGGTGGGTTCGGCAGGTTTCGAGCACAAAATCGATACCGACCGGGACGGCGCCAAGGATATTTTGATTGCCGAGCTGAGCAACCCCGGCCCCGAGCGCATCTGGTATGTGGCGGATGCCTTCCGCTACGGCATGACAGTGGCGGAGGTTTACGATTACTGCCGGATCGACCCCTGGTTCCTGGTGCAAATCGAGGACATCGTCAAAGCGGAAAATGGCCTGAAGAAAGTGGCCCTGTCCGACCTGACCCGGGACGATATGTGGCGCCTGAAGCGCAAAGGCTTTTCCGATCAGCGTCTGGCGGTATTGCTGGCGGTAAGTGAGCGGCAGCTGCGCAAGCGCCGTCATGAACTTGGCATTCGCCCGGTCTACAAGCGCGTGGATACCTGTGCGGCTGAGTTCGCCACCTCGACCGCATATATGTACTCGACTTACGAGGAGGAGTGCGAAGCAAGCCCCTCTGAGCGTGACAAGATTCTGGTCATTGGCGGTGGCCCCAACCGGATTGGTCAGGGCATCGAGTTTGATTATTGCTGTGTGCACGCGGCCCTGGCCATGCGTGAAGACGGTTACGAGACCATTATGGTTAACTGTAATCCCGAGACGGTCTCGACGGACTATGACACCTCCGACCGCCTCTACTTTGAGCCGGTGACCCTTGAGGATGTGCTGGAAATCGTCGGCAAAGAGAAACCCAAAGGGGTGATCGTGCAGTTTGGTGGTCAAACCCCGCTGAAACTCGCCCGGGACCTGGAAGCGGCTGGCGTGCCCATTATCGGCACCAGCCCGGAGGCCATCGACCGGGCCGAGGACCGGGAGCGCTTCCAGCAAATGATTCAGCGGCTGAATCTGAAGCAGCCGCCCAACACCACAGTGCGCTCGGAAGAAGCCGCCATTGCGGCGGCCAACAAAATTGGCTACCCGCTGGTGGTGCGCCCCTCGTACGTGCTCGGTGGTCGCGCCATGGAGATCGTTTACAAAGAGGAAGAGCTGGAGCGCTACATGCGCGAGGCAGTGAAGGTGTCCAATGAGTCACCGGTGCTGCTGGATCACTTCCTCAATGCGGCGGTCGAGGTGGATCTTGATGCGGTCTCCGACGGCAAAGATGTGGTGATCGGCGCAATCATGCAGCATATCGAGCAGGCTGGCGTTCACTCCGGTGATTCGGCATGTTCGCTGCCGCCATACTCCCTGGATGAAAAAGTCCAGGACGAGATGCGGGACATGGTCAAGCGCATGGCCCTGGAGTTGGGTGTGGTTGGCCTGATGAACGTCCAGCTGGCGGTTCAGGATGGCGAAATTTACGTTATCGAGGTCAATCCCCGCGCCTCCCGAACGGTACCCTTCGTTTCCAAGTGTATCGGTGTGTCGCTGGCGAAGATCGCGGCCCGGTGTATGGCCGGAACCAGCCTGGCAGAGCAGAACTTTACCAGTGAGCTGGTGCCAGAGTATTTCTCGGTGAAGGAGGCGGTATTCCCCTTCAACAAGTTCCCGGGCGTGGATCCCATTTTGGGACCTGAAATGAAATCTACCGGTGAAGTCATGGGCTTGGGTGAAACCTTTGCCGAGGCGTTCTCGAAGGCGGCCCGTGGAGCGGGAGAAGTGTTCCCTACCGGCGGTATGGCCTTCTTGAGTGTGCGTGACCCGGACAAAGACGGTGTGGTGGGTGTGGCCCAGCAGCTGAGCGATCTGGGCTTCTCGCTGTGCGCTACCCGCGGTACCCACCGTATTCTGACGGCGGCCGGCCTGAAGTGTAAGCGCGTCAACAAAGTGCTTGAGGGTCGCCCCCATATTGTTGATATGGTGAAGAACCGGGAAGTTGATCTGATCATTAACACCACTGAAGGCAAGCAAGCCATCGCGGATTCGTCGTTGATCCGCCGCAGCGCATTGGCCAATAAAGTGAGTTATACCACTACCCTCGCGGGTGCCGAGGCCATCTGCGTTGCGCTGGCTTTTGGTGAGGAAAAAACGGTACGTCGCCTGCAAGACGTGCATGAGGAGTTGGTAAAATGA